In the Clostridium gelidum genome, CATCTTCTTACCCCCATTAAGAACATTATCTTTATTCTTAAATTTTATTATTCTTTATCAAAATCTCTTCCAACATCACTTGCTGTATGAGAATCTGATCCATAAACTTTTTTAACTTCATATTTTTCTACTAATTCTTTAAAAATATCTGATACATAAATTTCACCACAATAAGGTTTTCTAAGACCAGCAGTATTTACATCTACTTCATAATCTCTTTCTTTAATTTCTTTTACTATTTCTTCTAATAGCTCTTTATTTCTATATTGCACAGGATATAGATTATTAAATATTCTTATTAATGTAGGATGTCCAATACGCTTTGGCTTAAATTCTCCTAAATCTGCTTTAATTGCTTTTAATAAAGTTTCATAATATTTATCATATATTAATTCAACAGAACCTAACTCATTTAAGGCCTCTTCAAATCCTGGCTTCCAATCAATCGCTGTGTATTTATCAACTATCTTTATAAAATGAACTGATAATATACTATCTTCTACCTTAGGCCCATAAACATTAAGCATCTTTTTTATTTCTTCTTCATATCCCTCTACGAAATCTACTTCTAAACCTGTATTTATCTTAAGTTTATCTTTATATCTAGGTTTTAACTTTTCTACTTCATCAAAATACTTTTCTACAACATCCTTTGACAAAGCACATTCGTCTAAAAACTTTCTATTCTCTATAAAATAACTTGGAAATGGCATATGTTCAGTAAATGTAATTTCTTCCAGACCTTCAACAATGGCTTTTTCCACATACATTTCAAAAGAATCTTTAGTTCCATGAGGACAATATGGGGAATGAATATGTCCATCTCTTAATATTTTTTTATTTTCCATAATATTATTTCAGAGAAGGATTATTTTAATATGTCCCTCTCTAAAAATTCACTTCCCTTCTATGCTATAATTCATTATAAAATTTTCTAAATATTCTTCTAGATACTTTGAAATTCTATTAATCTCTTCATTTTTAGGTAAGCAGCTAATTAGTGTACTTAAAATATTTTTTTCTTTAATATAATTAATAGAGAAAGGAAAATTCAAATCCGTTATCCAATTTAGCTCATACAACTTTCTATCATTATAATTTTTTAATGACTTATTGCTAATTTTTTTGTTGGTCTGAATATATTCCAATAATTCTTTATTATATCCAGATGTAAAAGGTAAATTATCTATAGCAGGATTTGGATCATTTTCTCGTTCTTTTTCATAATCAATAATTACCCTAAAAATGTCAAGTTTATCAGCATCTCTGATTAATTTACAAAACAAAGCTTCTTTCTTATTTAAATCATGTGGAAGATCCTTTGTATTATGGAGACTTATAGCTTTAATAATAATTTCTTTCCAGTCTTTATCTAAATCTTTTAAGATACTGTTTTCTTCTAATATTTTGATGCCTAGAGTTGCATGATTTATTGAAAGATCGTCATTAAATGTTTTGTATGTCCTAAATTGTTCAAATCTTCCTATATCATGAAATAACCCTATTATCTCAGCAGTATTAACTTCTTCCTCTGTTAAATTTAAAGATTTCGCAATATTTACAGCATGTTTTGCAACCTTTAAAGTGTGAATTTCCTTAAGTTCAATATTTTGATTTACTACATTGTCTTCTCCATAAAATCTTTTTACATATGAATTAAACCAATTATAATATTCTTTAACTAATTTATTTTGCATATTTATCTCTTGTAAGATTCACTTCCTTTCTCTTATAGATATAATATTTATTTTTTGTATAATATTATTTATCCTCACGTAGTAAATAATCATTATTCTCTAGATCCTTAAAAGAAAACATTTTACCATATGGCATATTCATCAATTCTCCTACTTCTACAGAATTATTTTTCATATCAATATAAGCTTTATCTATATCATTAGTGCTCAAAAGTATAGATGGATGTTCCACATTGACTGCTGGATTTTGGACTTTCATCATATTTTTATCATATAATATAAATGTGGTAAGAGATTCTTTACTTGGAGCAACTTCAATCCATTTCATACCCGGACCCATTTCTTGTTCTAATTTAACAACAAAATTTAGTTTCTTTACCCAGAAATTCTTTGCATCCTCTTGGTTTTCAAAATATAATGTTATTTTTCCTATATTATTAATCATACTTTATTCCTCCTACTTGTATTATTAATACTAATCATGTTTGACTATTATTTTATCTCCATTTGTTCATATTCATACATATGATAATTACATTCCTGCATGCCTAATGATTTATATGTAGCTTTTGCATTAATATTTTCTTTTTCTACATACAGCCTTATTCCTGCTATATCATCATCTTCATCACATATGTTCTTTACATAATTATATAACTCTTTATATACACCTTTTCTTCTATGTTTTGCATCAACATATACACTTTGTACCCAAAGAAACATTCCATTTCTCCAATCACTCCATTCATATGTATGCATAATTTGTCCTACAACTTTATCATTTATTGTATAAACATAATATTGACCTTTGCTTTTATCTGATAACATTGATTCAACACCTTTAGTAAGGATTTCTAAATCTAATTCTTTATCTTCTGTTTCCTTTGCTAAGTTATAATTAAATTTTACTATAGTTTCTAAATCTTCTATTTTAGCTTTTCTTATTTTTATTGAATTTGAATTTTCATAATTACTCATTTGTTTCCTCCATATTATTTATTTCCTATATTTTAGCATTTAAATGTTATATTACATAGTATTTTTCTTTTTTAATTCAAAAAATTATAGTGTACGCCGAAAGGTAATCTTAAAAATTATTCTACCCTTTGCGTACACCATTTAATTTTATATTTTAATAACTTACAATTATTTTAAATACTTTTTGTTCATTTCACTATCATTATTTTATCTAAGTTTGTTGCAACGCCAATAAAAGGATTGATTTTTCTTTGCAACTACTTATATTATACTACTTCATTATCTAAAGCTGCTCCAGTAAATTGGCTATTATAAAGATCTGCATAGAAGCCATTCTTTTCAAGAAGTTCATTATGATTACCCATCTCAATGATGCTTCCTTTATTCATAACTAATATTAACTCTGCATCTCTAATTGTAGAAAGTCTATGTGCTATTACAAAACTTGTTCTATTTTGCATTAGTTCTGTCATAGCCCTTTGTATATAAACTTCTGTTCTTGAGTCAACACTACTTGTAGCTTCATCAAGTATCATAATAGTTGGATTTGCAAGTATTGCACGAGCTATAGTAAGCAGTTGTTTTTGACCTTGTGATATATTTGAAGCTTCTTCATTTAGTATTGTATTATATCCATCTGGAAGAGTCTTAATAAAATGATGTGCATGTGCTGCTTTTGCAGCTTGCATAACTTCTTCTTCTGTGGCTCCTTTTCTGCCATAAGCAATATTATCAAATATTGTGCCATTAAATAGCCAAGTATCTTGAAGTACCATACCAAACATATTACGTAATTCTCCACGTTTTATGTCTCTAATATCTACTCCATCAATTGTAATATTCCCTGCACCTATCTCATAAAAACGCATAAGCAAATTAACAAGGGTAGTTTTACCTGCACCAGTTGGCCCAACAATTGCAATTGTATGACCTTGTTTTACATCTATGTTCATGTTATTAATAAGAGGTTCTTCTGTTTTATAGCTAAAGTTAACATTTTCAAATTTAACTTCTCCCTTAGGAAATTCTATAATTTTAGAATCAGTAGAATCTGGTATTTCTTCAACTTCATCTAATAATTCAAATATACGTTCAGCTGAAGCTACTGTAGATTGAATAATATTTGCAATATTAGCAGTTTGAACTATTGGTTGAGTAAACTGACTAGAATATTGAATAAAGGCTTGAATATCACCAATAGTAATTTTGCCTTGTATTGCTAAATAACCACCAACAACAGAAACTACTACATAGCCTATGTTACTAACAAATCTCATCATAGGCATTATTATTCCAGATATAAACTGAGCTTTCCAACCTGCATTGTATAATTTATCATTGATATTTTTAAATTCTTTAATAGAATCACGTTCATGTCCAAAAGCCTTAACAATTTTGTGACCAGTATACATTTCTTCAACGTGACCATTAAGTGCTCCAATTTCTTTTTGTTGAGCTGCAAAATATTTTTGAGAACGCTTTGCAACAAGTGCTGTTACCAAAATATACAGTGGCAAAGTTAAAATAACAACAAGTGTCATTAATGGACTTATGGTTAACATCATTACAATAATACCAATGATAGTAACAATAGATGTAATAAGTTGTGTAAGACTTTGTTGAAGGGTTGTTGCAATATTATCAACATCATTTGTTACACGACTTAAAATCTCACCATGAGTTCTTGCATCAAAAAATTTCAGTGGTAGCCGTGAAATCTTATCTTCAACATCTCTACGAATATTATAAACAGTTTTTTGTGCAACTCCAGCCATAATATATTGTTGCAGAAATCCAAAAAGTGTGCTTATTAAATATAATCCAAGTAACAATAAAATAACATTTCTTATATATGTAAAGTCTATACTAGGGATCGTAATATTAGCATCTTTACCTGCTTTAACCAAAGCAGTATTTTGACCTATTGCTGTAAATTTTGCTATTAAGCCTTCAACTAATCTAGTTATAGCCCAGCCTGAAATTTTAGGTCCTACTATACTAAAAATAGTACTGAAGATTGCAAATATAAACACTAAAATAAAATTAACTCTTTGCGGTTTTAAATAGCTTAAAAGCCTTTTTAAAGTTCCCTTAAAGTCCTTTGCTTTTACGACTGGGCCACGTGCGAAAGAACCCATTGGGCCACCACCTGGACCTCCCATTCCACTTTTTTGTTTATTTACATTTTTATTTTCGCTCATGCTAATTCCTCCTCTGAAAGCTGTGAAGATACAATTTCATGATATACTTTGCAGCTAGTTAAAAGTTCTTTGTGAGTTCCCATACCT is a window encoding:
- the hisJ gene encoding histidinol-phosphatase HisJ, which translates into the protein MENKKILRDGHIHSPYCPHGTKDSFEMYVEKAIVEGLEEITFTEHMPFPSYFIENRKFLDECALSKDVVEKYFDEVEKLKPRYKDKLKINTGLEVDFVEGYEEEIKKMLNVYGPKVEDSILSVHFIKIVDKYTAIDWKPGFEEALNELGSVELIYDKYYETLLKAIKADLGEFKPKRIGHPTLIRIFNNLYPVQYRNKELLEEIVKEIKERDYEVDVNTAGLRKPYCGEIYVSDIFKELVEKYEVKKVYGSDSHTASDVGRDFDKE
- a CDS encoding HD domain-containing protein encodes the protein MQNKLVKEYYNWFNSYVKRFYGEDNVVNQNIELKEIHTLKVAKHAVNIAKSLNLTEEEVNTAEIIGLFHDIGRFEQFRTYKTFNDDLSINHATLGIKILEENSILKDLDKDWKEIIIKAISLHNTKDLPHDLNKKEALFCKLIRDADKLDIFRVIIDYEKERENDPNPAIDNLPFTSGYNKELLEYIQTNKKISNKSLKNYNDRKLYELNWITDLNFPFSINYIKEKNILSTLISCLPKNEEINRISKYLEEYLENFIMNYSIEGK
- a CDS encoding VOC family protein, with protein sequence MINNIGKITLYFENQEDAKNFWVKKLNFVVKLEQEMGPGMKWIEVAPSKESLTTFILYDKNMMKVQNPAVNVEHPSILLSTNDIDKAYIDMKNNSVEVGELMNMPYGKMFSFKDLENNDYLLREDK
- a CDS encoding GNAT family N-acetyltransferase yields the protein MSNYENSNSIKIRKAKIEDLETIVKFNYNLAKETEDKELDLEILTKGVESMLSDKSKGQYYVYTINDKVVGQIMHTYEWSDWRNGMFLWVQSVYVDAKHRRKGVYKELYNYVKNICDEDDDIAGIRLYVEKENINAKATYKSLGMQECNYHMYEYEQMEIK
- a CDS encoding ABC transporter ATP-binding protein, which codes for MSENKNVNKQKSGMGGPGGGPMGSFARGPVVKAKDFKGTLKRLLSYLKPQRVNFILVFIFAIFSTIFSIVGPKISGWAITRLVEGLIAKFTAIGQNTALVKAGKDANITIPSIDFTYIRNVILLLLGLYLISTLFGFLQQYIMAGVAQKTVYNIRRDVEDKISRLPLKFFDARTHGEILSRVTNDVDNIATTLQQSLTQLITSIVTIIGIIVMMLTISPLMTLVVILTLPLYILVTALVAKRSQKYFAAQQKEIGALNGHVEEMYTGHKIVKAFGHERDSIKEFKNINDKLYNAGWKAQFISGIIMPMMRFVSNIGYVVVSVVGGYLAIQGKITIGDIQAFIQYSSQFTQPIVQTANIANIIQSTVASAERIFELLDEVEEIPDSTDSKIIEFPKGEVKFENVNFSYKTEEPLINNMNIDVKQGHTIAIVGPTGAGKTTLVNLLMRFYEIGAGNITIDGVDIRDIKRGELRNMFGMVLQDTWLFNGTIFDNIAYGRKGATEEEVMQAAKAAHAHHFIKTLPDGYNTILNEEASNISQGQKQLLTIARAILANPTIMILDEATSSVDSRTEVYIQRAMTELMQNRTSFVIAHRLSTIRDAELILVMNKGSIIEMGNHNELLEKNGFYADLYNSQFTGAALDNEVV